The genomic region GATTGCTTTTTGGTTATATGTACGCCTCCACCGCCAAAAAGCTCCTGTTTATGGGCGCTGAAATCGGTCAGTGGAACGAGTGGAACCACGACACCAGCTTAGACTGGCATCTGTTGCAGTACCCTTTCCATGCAGGTTTGCAAAAGTGGGTCGCTGACTTGAACAAAGTTTACCGAGAAGTACCAGCGCTTCACGAACTCGACTGCGACCCCAATGGTTTTGAGTGGATTGATTGCAACGATTCAGAAAACAGCGTAGTCAGCTTGATTCGTAAAGGAAGTTGGGCGCTGGAAACTGAGGACGCACAACCATCTGACCATCCTGAATCGATCGTATTGGTAGTGTGCAATTTTACTCCCCAACCCCGCTACGACTACCGAATTGGCGTTCCCACAGATGGCTACTGGAAAGAATTGCTCAACAGCGATGCGACTGAATACGGTGGTAGCGGTGTCGGTAACTTCGGCGGTCAAGAAGCCCAGGAAATCCCCTGTCACGGGCGGCCCTGGATGTGGTCTACAACCACACCGGGGAAGGCAATCAAAGAGGCCCCACCTTGTCGTTTCGCGGCATAGATAACGCTGCTTACTATCAACTCTCACCAGAAGATCGCCGCTTCTACATGGATTTTACGGGATGCGGCAATACCCTCAACGTCGGACATCCGCAAATCTTGAAGTTAATCATGGATAGTCTGCGCTACTGGGTATTGGAATGCCACGTCGATGGCTTCCGCTTCGACCTTGCCTCCGCACTGGCGCGTGAACTATTTTATGTGGATAGTCTGGCATCTTTCTTCACTATCATCCACCAAGACCCCGTACTTGCTGATGTGAAACTGATTGCCGAACCTTGGGATGTGGGAGAAGGCGGCTATCAAGTCGGCAACTTCCCGCTGTTGTGGTCGGAGTGGAATGGTAAGTATAGGGATACTGTGCGGGACTTTTGGCGCGGTGAAGATGAATTGCTAGGGGAATTTGCTTACCGCTTCACTGGTAGCTCTGACTTGTACCAGGCGAATGGGCGCAGTCCTTATGCCAGTATCAATTTTATCACTGCCCACGATGGCTTTACCCTCTACGATCTGGTCAGCTACAACGAAAAGCACAATGAGGCGAATGGCGAAAACAGTTGCGATGGCGAAAGTCACAACCGTTCCTGGAATTGCGGGGTAGAAGGGGACACCGATGACCCGGAAGTAAGCTATTACGCATCTAAATCGAATACAAAGACGGGCTTTCCTGCCCATCCCACAAGAAGCAAGAGAAAAACTGACGGTCATTTTAGATGCGTAGCAGCTTACTATGCTTCTAAAATTTGGCGGATGCGTCGCTCTAGGCGATCGAGATCTAAACCGCCTTCGTCGCGATTAATGCGGCGCACTGTCGCATTGATGTTAGCCAAGTCTATTAATAAATCTTGCAGAATTTCTTGCTGCTGACGAGACTGGGTAACTTCATGCGGCTCTTGCACTAAGTCGCGCACAATACTATCTTCAGCTCGCGAGGCAACGAGGGGGTTGGTTTGTCCTTCCACATGAACCCATGTGCGTCGTCCTGGGCCGCGTTCTTCCTCGATCGGAACTACAGCGGTTACTCGATCCGATCGCACATATTTCCCGTATCCTAAATGTACTAAAACAGATGATTGTACTTTCATTTTATTTAGCAATTCTCTGGTGAATTACTTCTATTTTAACGTTTCTTAAAATGATTGTGTAGCTATAGTAGTAGCGGTTTTCACGCTATTTTGTATGGGTTTTACCGTTGTCAAAATTCGCACTAAACCTCCTACTTCATCGGTGTTATAAACCCAGTTATTGTCGGCTTTGTACGGTTACTCGTCAGCCAGATATGCGTTACAACTGTTCGCCAGCAGTGCAGTTTATCAGTCTTTTATAAAATCAGCTAGGATGTCAGACGTTGCATTACTCCCAACGGTTGTGGAAGACTATGTATAGTGGAAGGGCGAAGCATTGCGGGATTAATCTTAATTCAAAACCGAAACGTTAATTCCGCAATGCTTCGCCCCTACATAATCTTTTGGCGGGAACGGAGTAAGACATCCCTTAACTGATATGCCCATAAAAAAATCGATTTGGGTGGCATTGCTGATGATGATTTTGGCAGTTGTAGTGATTCTGCCGCACAAACAATTTGGCCATCCTGGCGATCGCACTCACCCCACGCAAGGGACTGAGGACTGGGAAAGAAAATCTGTAATTTCTTCAGTAAAGCAAGAAGACACAGCTAACAATAAGACCCAGAAGAATGCCATAGCACAAACGCCGCAAACTGTTGTTGCGCCACCTTTGAGCGCCAAACGGCTATTGGCACACATCAAAGCTTTAGCTAGAGAGCGTTATACCGATCGCGATCGCACTCGCACCAGAAACTACATTACCCAAGTTTTGAAAGCTTCGGGATGGTCGCCAACGCTGCAATCGTTCCAGGGTGGTGTTAACGTAGTGGCACAGCGATCGGGCCGCAACCCAGAAGCTGGAACCATTCTACTAGCAGCTCACTACGATACGGTTAAAGGTTCGTCTGGGGCTGACGACAATGCCAGCGGTGTAGCTACCGTTTTAGAGGTTGCCCGCGTTTTGGGGAAACGTCAGACACCACGGACGTTGCAGGTGGCATTTTTCGACTTGGAAGAAAAGGGACTGATCGGCAGTTTGGCATTTACCAACAATGCAGCAAATTTGACTGACCTGCGGGGTGCGATCGTTCTCGATATGGTAGGCTTTGCTTGTCGCACGCCGGGATG from Argonema galeatum A003/A1 harbors:
- a CDS encoding M28 family peptidase — translated: MPIKKSIWVALLMMILAVVVILPHKQFGHPGDRTHPTQGTEDWERKSVISSVKQEDTANNKTQKNAIAQTPQTVVAPPLSAKRLLAHIKALARERYTDRDRTRTRNYITQVLKASGWSPTLQSFQGGVNVVAQRSGRNPEAGTILLAAHYDTVKGSSGADDNASGVATVLEVARVLGKRQTPRTLQVAFFDLEEKGLIGSLAFTNNAANLTDLRGAIVLDMVGFACRTPGCQRYPQGLPITPPSNWGDFLAVAGDLEHLPLLNSFKQSNQQGLPAVVTLPIPLKGLATPDVLRSDHAPFWYRGIGAVFVTDTANFRSPHYHRSSDTLETIDRKFFLGAATIVANATATLLESRENLATAVSPDHSRSR